In a genomic window of Polypterus senegalus isolate Bchr_013 chromosome 13, ASM1683550v1, whole genome shotgun sequence:
- the LOC120542938 gene encoding uncharacterized protein LOC120542938 isoform X3, which produces MQSIPIVCAFLILKCFLVNTESQNISCVLEKEGDMYVLVTLPVCSSSTDTISSSNWEHFVQELTPALDIFLGNFPGFTMGYKIFTMCGNCFNQTAEKNLTVLVHVTSSEVNFNFDFYAPAKIELTEDIMHTRTSPEAVKKAFEDLFIKLHWNVTEIMYEKSSKYIEFQNEYSANYCTNKPLIITDFTTKEDVIKNQVMQSSANATAYFGKFKDFVTLFKAFNNTRKTFIYCCLQNLHNLQSDYGETDLTSTVLLYYDLQGFGNGFEAYITTFMKYWKYNNANITITVNCQNKPWQNGSYMNERDIVQMFWTYDFTRSLYKNVYRTCVPNFHACKTWASNSSNVTSEMTQFKRDIENLKNFKVAYKLSAYYVQADKSEITLTCSKDLSLPLSPSSCNNVCPSWKKKVINGSCCAKCYDCPNGTFSNGTECLPIMVAHKYVIYILSPAGILLCAVALFIFLTHANTPIVKSSGGGIFYCYLAGLIIAFSSAFLFTEMPTDDVCRICLPLAALGFSLCVSSILAKSCRILLAFSSTSERPSKFQLHFYIVIIVLGTLGNAVICLMWMLIDPLRVKYLPEGQRFTNVVCDLTDSLWCILCFGYLALLCLATWSLAIKSTALPPSFIESHSISFSMLFFLTIWSCTLLITLNQSKDLQAVMFGVSIVLSSWCILGCITLPKVFIILWRPQKNTQQWINYLTYEYCRHVAYEADLNFKAQHLNASSTETVFSVDL; this is translated from the exons ATGCAATCAATACCAATTGTTTGTGCCTTCCTTATACTGAAATGCTTTTTGGTGAACACAGAATCACAAAACATATCATGTGTGCTGGAGAAGGAAGGGGACATGTATGTCCTAGTGACCCTTCCAGTCTGCTCATCTTCTACAGACACTATCAG CAGCTCTAATTGGGAACATTTTGTCCAGGAACTCACACCTGCACTGGACATATTCCTGGGCAACTTTCCTGGATTTACGATGGGTTACAAAATCTTTACAATGTGCGGAAATTGCTTTAACCAAACTGCTGAGAAAAATTTGACAGTGCTTGTTCACGTGACAAGCAGTGAAGTTAACttcaattttgatttttatgCACCTGCTAAG ATTGAACTGACTGAAGACATTATGCATACAAGGACATCTCCAGAAGCTGTCAAGAAAGCATTTGaagatttatttataaagctacACTGGAACGTCACTGAAATTATGTATGAAAAATCCAGTAAATACATTGAGTTTCAAAATGAGTACAGTGCTAATTACTGTACAAACAAGCCGTTGATAATAACTGATTTCACTACAAAGGAAGATGTCATTAAGAATCAAGTCATGCAGTCCAGTGCTAATGCTACTGCATATTTTGGCAAATTTAAGGATTTTGTGACACTTTTTAAAGCATTTAACAACACAAGAAAGACATTTATATACTGTTGTCTTCAAAATCTACACAATCTGCAATCTGATTATGGAGAAACAGACTTAACCAGCACAGTTCTTCTCTACTATGACCTTCAAGGTTTTGGTAATGGATTTGAAGCATACATTACG ACATTCATGAAATACTGGAAATACAACAATGCAAATATCACTATCACTGTGAATTGTCAAAATAAGCCATGGCAAAATGGCAGTTATATGAATGAACGGGATATTGTGCAGATGTTCTGGACTTACGATTTTACCAGAAGCCTTTATAAAAATGTCTACAGAACGTGTGTTCCAAACTTCCATGCATGCAAGACATGGGCCAGCAACTCGTCAAATGTGACA agTGAGATGACACAATTTAAGAGAGATATTGAAAATCTGAAGAACTTCAAAGTTGCATACAAGTTAAGTGCTTACTATGTGCAAGCAGACAAATCGGAAATCACTTTGACCTGCAGCAAAGACCTCAGTCTACCT TTGTCACCATCAAGCTGCAATAACGTCTGTCCCTCATGGAAAAAAAAGGTGATAAATGGGAGCTGTTGTGCCAAGTGTTATGATTGCCCCAATGGAACCTTCAGCAATGGAACAG AGTGCCTGCCCATCATGGTTGCCCATAAGTATGTGATTTATATTCTGTCACCAGCTGGAATCCTCCTGTGTGCTGTGGCACTCTTCATCTTCCTGACTCATGCCAACACGCCCATTGTAAAATCCTCCGGAGGGGGTATCTTCTACTGCTATCTAGCTGGCCTCATCATTGCTTTCTCCAGTGCTTTCTTATTCACAGAAATGCCAACAGATGATGTATGTCGCATATGTCTACCTCTGGCTGCCCTGGggttctctctctgtgtctccagTATTCTGGCCAAGTCTTGCCGCATACTTCTTGCTTTTTCCAGCACTTCAGAAAGACCAAGCAAGTTTCAGCTGCATTTCTACATTGTTATCATTGTCTTGGGTACTCTGGGAAATGCTGTCATTTGCTTGATGTGGATGCTGATTGACCCTCTGAGAGTCAAGTATCTGCCAGAAGGACAGCGATTCACTAACGTGGTGTGTGACCTCACTGATTCACTTTGGTGCATTCTTTGTTTCGGCTATCTGGCGCTGCTGTGTTTGGCAACATGGAGCTTGGCCATCAAGAGTACGGCTCTTCCTCCAAGCTTTATTGAGTCTCACTCCATCTCCTTCAGCATGCTGTTCTTCCTCACCATTTGGAGCTGCACTCTGCTTATCACTCTGAACCAAAGCAAAGATCTACAAGCAGTAATGTTTGGAGTGTCCATTGTCTTGTCTTCTTGGTGTATCTTGGGTTGCATCACCCTTCCTAAGGTTTTCATCATTTTGTGGAGACCACAGAAGAATACCCAACAGTGGATAAACTACCTAACTTATGAGTACTGCCGGCATGTCGCTTACGAAGCTGATTTGAATTTTAAGGCTCAGCATTTGAATGCCTCTTCAACAGAAACTGTGTTTTCTGTTGACTTGTAA
- the LOC120542938 gene encoding uncharacterized protein LOC120542938 isoform X2, whose translation MGFQSTVYTSWKIPKMQSIPIVCAFLILKCFLVNTESQNISCVLEKEGDMYVLVTLPVCSSSTDTISSNWEHFVQELTPALDIFLGNFPGFTMGYKIFTMCGNCFNQTAEKNLTVLVHVTSSEVNFNFDFYAPAKIELTEDIMHTRTSPEAVKKAFEDLFIKLHWNVTEIMYEKSSKYIEFQNEYSANYCTNKPLIITDFTTKEDVIKNQVMQSSANATAYFGKFKDFVTLFKAFNNTRKTFIYCCLQNLHNLQSDYGETDLTSTVLLYYDLQGFGNGFEAYITTFMKYWKYNNANITITVNCQNKPWQNGSYMNERDIVQMFWTYDFTRSLYKNVYRTCVPNFHACKTWASNSSNVTSEMTQFKRDIENLKNFKVAYKLSAYYVQADKSEITLTCSKDLSLPLSPSSCNNVCPSWKKKVINGSCCAKCYDCPNGTFSNGTECLPIMVAHKYVIYILSPAGILLCAVALFIFLTHANTPIVKSSGGGIFYCYLAGLIIAFSSAFLFTEMPTDDVCRICLPLAALGFSLCVSSILAKSCRILLAFSSTSERPSKFQLHFYIVIIVLGTLGNAVICLMWMLIDPLRVKYLPEGQRFTNVVCDLTDSLWCILCFGYLALLCLATWSLAIKSTALPPSFIESHSISFSMLFFLTIWSCTLLITLNQSKDLQAVMFGVSIVLSSWCILGCITLPKVFIILWRPQKNTQQWINYLTYEYCRHVAYEADLNFKAQHLNASSTETVFSVDL comes from the exons ATGGGATTCCAGTCTACTGTTTACACCTCATG GAAAATTCCAAAAATGCAATCAATACCAATTGTTTGTGCCTTCCTTATACTGAAATGCTTTTTGGTGAACACAGAATCACAAAACATATCATGTGTGCTGGAGAAGGAAGGGGACATGTATGTCCTAGTGACCCTTCCAGTCTGCTCATCTTCTACAGACACTATCAG CTCTAATTGGGAACATTTTGTCCAGGAACTCACACCTGCACTGGACATATTCCTGGGCAACTTTCCTGGATTTACGATGGGTTACAAAATCTTTACAATGTGCGGAAATTGCTTTAACCAAACTGCTGAGAAAAATTTGACAGTGCTTGTTCACGTGACAAGCAGTGAAGTTAACttcaattttgatttttatgCACCTGCTAAG ATTGAACTGACTGAAGACATTATGCATACAAGGACATCTCCAGAAGCTGTCAAGAAAGCATTTGaagatttatttataaagctacACTGGAACGTCACTGAAATTATGTATGAAAAATCCAGTAAATACATTGAGTTTCAAAATGAGTACAGTGCTAATTACTGTACAAACAAGCCGTTGATAATAACTGATTTCACTACAAAGGAAGATGTCATTAAGAATCAAGTCATGCAGTCCAGTGCTAATGCTACTGCATATTTTGGCAAATTTAAGGATTTTGTGACACTTTTTAAAGCATTTAACAACACAAGAAAGACATTTATATACTGTTGTCTTCAAAATCTACACAATCTGCAATCTGATTATGGAGAAACAGACTTAACCAGCACAGTTCTTCTCTACTATGACCTTCAAGGTTTTGGTAATGGATTTGAAGCATACATTACG ACATTCATGAAATACTGGAAATACAACAATGCAAATATCACTATCACTGTGAATTGTCAAAATAAGCCATGGCAAAATGGCAGTTATATGAATGAACGGGATATTGTGCAGATGTTCTGGACTTACGATTTTACCAGAAGCCTTTATAAAAATGTCTACAGAACGTGTGTTCCAAACTTCCATGCATGCAAGACATGGGCCAGCAACTCGTCAAATGTGACA agTGAGATGACACAATTTAAGAGAGATATTGAAAATCTGAAGAACTTCAAAGTTGCATACAAGTTAAGTGCTTACTATGTGCAAGCAGACAAATCGGAAATCACTTTGACCTGCAGCAAAGACCTCAGTCTACCT TTGTCACCATCAAGCTGCAATAACGTCTGTCCCTCATGGAAAAAAAAGGTGATAAATGGGAGCTGTTGTGCCAAGTGTTATGATTGCCCCAATGGAACCTTCAGCAATGGAACAG AGTGCCTGCCCATCATGGTTGCCCATAAGTATGTGATTTATATTCTGTCACCAGCTGGAATCCTCCTGTGTGCTGTGGCACTCTTCATCTTCCTGACTCATGCCAACACGCCCATTGTAAAATCCTCCGGAGGGGGTATCTTCTACTGCTATCTAGCTGGCCTCATCATTGCTTTCTCCAGTGCTTTCTTATTCACAGAAATGCCAACAGATGATGTATGTCGCATATGTCTACCTCTGGCTGCCCTGGggttctctctctgtgtctccagTATTCTGGCCAAGTCTTGCCGCATACTTCTTGCTTTTTCCAGCACTTCAGAAAGACCAAGCAAGTTTCAGCTGCATTTCTACATTGTTATCATTGTCTTGGGTACTCTGGGAAATGCTGTCATTTGCTTGATGTGGATGCTGATTGACCCTCTGAGAGTCAAGTATCTGCCAGAAGGACAGCGATTCACTAACGTGGTGTGTGACCTCACTGATTCACTTTGGTGCATTCTTTGTTTCGGCTATCTGGCGCTGCTGTGTTTGGCAACATGGAGCTTGGCCATCAAGAGTACGGCTCTTCCTCCAAGCTTTATTGAGTCTCACTCCATCTCCTTCAGCATGCTGTTCTTCCTCACCATTTGGAGCTGCACTCTGCTTATCACTCTGAACCAAAGCAAAGATCTACAAGCAGTAATGTTTGGAGTGTCCATTGTCTTGTCTTCTTGGTGTATCTTGGGTTGCATCACCCTTCCTAAGGTTTTCATCATTTTGTGGAGACCACAGAAGAATACCCAACAGTGGATAAACTACCTAACTTATGAGTACTGCCGGCATGTCGCTTACGAAGCTGATTTGAATTTTAAGGCTCAGCATTTGAATGCCTCTTCAACAGAAACTGTGTTTTCTGTTGACTTGTAA
- the LOC120542938 gene encoding uncharacterized protein LOC120542938 isoform X1, giving the protein MGFQSTVYTSWKIPKMQSIPIVCAFLILKCFLVNTESQNISCVLEKEGDMYVLVTLPVCSSSTDTISSSNWEHFVQELTPALDIFLGNFPGFTMGYKIFTMCGNCFNQTAEKNLTVLVHVTSSEVNFNFDFYAPAKIELTEDIMHTRTSPEAVKKAFEDLFIKLHWNVTEIMYEKSSKYIEFQNEYSANYCTNKPLIITDFTTKEDVIKNQVMQSSANATAYFGKFKDFVTLFKAFNNTRKTFIYCCLQNLHNLQSDYGETDLTSTVLLYYDLQGFGNGFEAYITTFMKYWKYNNANITITVNCQNKPWQNGSYMNERDIVQMFWTYDFTRSLYKNVYRTCVPNFHACKTWASNSSNVTSEMTQFKRDIENLKNFKVAYKLSAYYVQADKSEITLTCSKDLSLPLSPSSCNNVCPSWKKKVINGSCCAKCYDCPNGTFSNGTECLPIMVAHKYVIYILSPAGILLCAVALFIFLTHANTPIVKSSGGGIFYCYLAGLIIAFSSAFLFTEMPTDDVCRICLPLAALGFSLCVSSILAKSCRILLAFSSTSERPSKFQLHFYIVIIVLGTLGNAVICLMWMLIDPLRVKYLPEGQRFTNVVCDLTDSLWCILCFGYLALLCLATWSLAIKSTALPPSFIESHSISFSMLFFLTIWSCTLLITLNQSKDLQAVMFGVSIVLSSWCILGCITLPKVFIILWRPQKNTQQWINYLTYEYCRHVAYEADLNFKAQHLNASSTETVFSVDL; this is encoded by the exons ATGGGATTCCAGTCTACTGTTTACACCTCATG GAAAATTCCAAAAATGCAATCAATACCAATTGTTTGTGCCTTCCTTATACTGAAATGCTTTTTGGTGAACACAGAATCACAAAACATATCATGTGTGCTGGAGAAGGAAGGGGACATGTATGTCCTAGTGACCCTTCCAGTCTGCTCATCTTCTACAGACACTATCAG CAGCTCTAATTGGGAACATTTTGTCCAGGAACTCACACCTGCACTGGACATATTCCTGGGCAACTTTCCTGGATTTACGATGGGTTACAAAATCTTTACAATGTGCGGAAATTGCTTTAACCAAACTGCTGAGAAAAATTTGACAGTGCTTGTTCACGTGACAAGCAGTGAAGTTAACttcaattttgatttttatgCACCTGCTAAG ATTGAACTGACTGAAGACATTATGCATACAAGGACATCTCCAGAAGCTGTCAAGAAAGCATTTGaagatttatttataaagctacACTGGAACGTCACTGAAATTATGTATGAAAAATCCAGTAAATACATTGAGTTTCAAAATGAGTACAGTGCTAATTACTGTACAAACAAGCCGTTGATAATAACTGATTTCACTACAAAGGAAGATGTCATTAAGAATCAAGTCATGCAGTCCAGTGCTAATGCTACTGCATATTTTGGCAAATTTAAGGATTTTGTGACACTTTTTAAAGCATTTAACAACACAAGAAAGACATTTATATACTGTTGTCTTCAAAATCTACACAATCTGCAATCTGATTATGGAGAAACAGACTTAACCAGCACAGTTCTTCTCTACTATGACCTTCAAGGTTTTGGTAATGGATTTGAAGCATACATTACG ACATTCATGAAATACTGGAAATACAACAATGCAAATATCACTATCACTGTGAATTGTCAAAATAAGCCATGGCAAAATGGCAGTTATATGAATGAACGGGATATTGTGCAGATGTTCTGGACTTACGATTTTACCAGAAGCCTTTATAAAAATGTCTACAGAACGTGTGTTCCAAACTTCCATGCATGCAAGACATGGGCCAGCAACTCGTCAAATGTGACA agTGAGATGACACAATTTAAGAGAGATATTGAAAATCTGAAGAACTTCAAAGTTGCATACAAGTTAAGTGCTTACTATGTGCAAGCAGACAAATCGGAAATCACTTTGACCTGCAGCAAAGACCTCAGTCTACCT TTGTCACCATCAAGCTGCAATAACGTCTGTCCCTCATGGAAAAAAAAGGTGATAAATGGGAGCTGTTGTGCCAAGTGTTATGATTGCCCCAATGGAACCTTCAGCAATGGAACAG AGTGCCTGCCCATCATGGTTGCCCATAAGTATGTGATTTATATTCTGTCACCAGCTGGAATCCTCCTGTGTGCTGTGGCACTCTTCATCTTCCTGACTCATGCCAACACGCCCATTGTAAAATCCTCCGGAGGGGGTATCTTCTACTGCTATCTAGCTGGCCTCATCATTGCTTTCTCCAGTGCTTTCTTATTCACAGAAATGCCAACAGATGATGTATGTCGCATATGTCTACCTCTGGCTGCCCTGGggttctctctctgtgtctccagTATTCTGGCCAAGTCTTGCCGCATACTTCTTGCTTTTTCCAGCACTTCAGAAAGACCAAGCAAGTTTCAGCTGCATTTCTACATTGTTATCATTGTCTTGGGTACTCTGGGAAATGCTGTCATTTGCTTGATGTGGATGCTGATTGACCCTCTGAGAGTCAAGTATCTGCCAGAAGGACAGCGATTCACTAACGTGGTGTGTGACCTCACTGATTCACTTTGGTGCATTCTTTGTTTCGGCTATCTGGCGCTGCTGTGTTTGGCAACATGGAGCTTGGCCATCAAGAGTACGGCTCTTCCTCCAAGCTTTATTGAGTCTCACTCCATCTCCTTCAGCATGCTGTTCTTCCTCACCATTTGGAGCTGCACTCTGCTTATCACTCTGAACCAAAGCAAAGATCTACAAGCAGTAATGTTTGGAGTGTCCATTGTCTTGTCTTCTTGGTGTATCTTGGGTTGCATCACCCTTCCTAAGGTTTTCATCATTTTGTGGAGACCACAGAAGAATACCCAACAGTGGATAAACTACCTAACTTATGAGTACTGCCGGCATGTCGCTTACGAAGCTGATTTGAATTTTAAGGCTCAGCATTTGAATGCCTCTTCAACAGAAACTGTGTTTTCTGTTGACTTGTAA
- the LOC120542938 gene encoding uncharacterized protein LOC120542938 isoform X4 — MLFGEHRITKHIMCAGEGRGHVCPSDPSSLLIFYRHYQIELTEDIMHTRTSPEAVKKAFEDLFIKLHWNVTEIMYEKSSKYIEFQNEYSANYCTNKPLIITDFTTKEDVIKNQVMQSSANATAYFGKFKDFVTLFKAFNNTRKTFIYCCLQNLHNLQSDYGETDLTSTVLLYYDLQGFGNGFEAYITTFMKYWKYNNANITITVNCQNKPWQNGSYMNERDIVQMFWTYDFTRSLYKNVYRTCVPNFHACKTWASNSSNVTSEMTQFKRDIENLKNFKVAYKLSAYYVQADKSEITLTCSKDLSLPLSPSSCNNVCPSWKKKVINGSCCAKCYDCPNGTFSNGTECLPIMVAHKYVIYILSPAGILLCAVALFIFLTHANTPIVKSSGGGIFYCYLAGLIIAFSSAFLFTEMPTDDVCRICLPLAALGFSLCVSSILAKSCRILLAFSSTSERPSKFQLHFYIVIIVLGTLGNAVICLMWMLIDPLRVKYLPEGQRFTNVVCDLTDSLWCILCFGYLALLCLATWSLAIKSTALPPSFIESHSISFSMLFFLTIWSCTLLITLNQSKDLQAVMFGVSIVLSSWCILGCITLPKVFIILWRPQKNTQQWINYLTYEYCRHVAYEADLNFKAQHLNASSTETVFSVDL; from the exons ATGCTTTTTGGTGAACACAGAATCACAAAACATATCATGTGTGCTGGAGAAGGAAGGGGACATGTATGTCCTAGTGACCCTTCCAGTCTGCTCATCTTCTACAGACACTATCAG ATTGAACTGACTGAAGACATTATGCATACAAGGACATCTCCAGAAGCTGTCAAGAAAGCATTTGaagatttatttataaagctacACTGGAACGTCACTGAAATTATGTATGAAAAATCCAGTAAATACATTGAGTTTCAAAATGAGTACAGTGCTAATTACTGTACAAACAAGCCGTTGATAATAACTGATTTCACTACAAAGGAAGATGTCATTAAGAATCAAGTCATGCAGTCCAGTGCTAATGCTACTGCATATTTTGGCAAATTTAAGGATTTTGTGACACTTTTTAAAGCATTTAACAACACAAGAAAGACATTTATATACTGTTGTCTTCAAAATCTACACAATCTGCAATCTGATTATGGAGAAACAGACTTAACCAGCACAGTTCTTCTCTACTATGACCTTCAAGGTTTTGGTAATGGATTTGAAGCATACATTACG ACATTCATGAAATACTGGAAATACAACAATGCAAATATCACTATCACTGTGAATTGTCAAAATAAGCCATGGCAAAATGGCAGTTATATGAATGAACGGGATATTGTGCAGATGTTCTGGACTTACGATTTTACCAGAAGCCTTTATAAAAATGTCTACAGAACGTGTGTTCCAAACTTCCATGCATGCAAGACATGGGCCAGCAACTCGTCAAATGTGACA agTGAGATGACACAATTTAAGAGAGATATTGAAAATCTGAAGAACTTCAAAGTTGCATACAAGTTAAGTGCTTACTATGTGCAAGCAGACAAATCGGAAATCACTTTGACCTGCAGCAAAGACCTCAGTCTACCT TTGTCACCATCAAGCTGCAATAACGTCTGTCCCTCATGGAAAAAAAAGGTGATAAATGGGAGCTGTTGTGCCAAGTGTTATGATTGCCCCAATGGAACCTTCAGCAATGGAACAG AGTGCCTGCCCATCATGGTTGCCCATAAGTATGTGATTTATATTCTGTCACCAGCTGGAATCCTCCTGTGTGCTGTGGCACTCTTCATCTTCCTGACTCATGCCAACACGCCCATTGTAAAATCCTCCGGAGGGGGTATCTTCTACTGCTATCTAGCTGGCCTCATCATTGCTTTCTCCAGTGCTTTCTTATTCACAGAAATGCCAACAGATGATGTATGTCGCATATGTCTACCTCTGGCTGCCCTGGggttctctctctgtgtctccagTATTCTGGCCAAGTCTTGCCGCATACTTCTTGCTTTTTCCAGCACTTCAGAAAGACCAAGCAAGTTTCAGCTGCATTTCTACATTGTTATCATTGTCTTGGGTACTCTGGGAAATGCTGTCATTTGCTTGATGTGGATGCTGATTGACCCTCTGAGAGTCAAGTATCTGCCAGAAGGACAGCGATTCACTAACGTGGTGTGTGACCTCACTGATTCACTTTGGTGCATTCTTTGTTTCGGCTATCTGGCGCTGCTGTGTTTGGCAACATGGAGCTTGGCCATCAAGAGTACGGCTCTTCCTCCAAGCTTTATTGAGTCTCACTCCATCTCCTTCAGCATGCTGTTCTTCCTCACCATTTGGAGCTGCACTCTGCTTATCACTCTGAACCAAAGCAAAGATCTACAAGCAGTAATGTTTGGAGTGTCCATTGTCTTGTCTTCTTGGTGTATCTTGGGTTGCATCACCCTTCCTAAGGTTTTCATCATTTTGTGGAGACCACAGAAGAATACCCAACAGTGGATAAACTACCTAACTTATGAGTACTGCCGGCATGTCGCTTACGAAGCTGATTTGAATTTTAAGGCTCAGCATTTGAATGCCTCTTCAACAGAAACTGTGTTTTCTGTTGACTTGTAA